Proteins encoded in a region of the Pangasianodon hypophthalmus isolate fPanHyp1 chromosome 21, fPanHyp1.pri, whole genome shotgun sequence genome:
- the LOC113543259 gene encoding alpha-(1,3)-fucosyltransferase 4-like: MELYSEWEKQKCPKSTKPRFSRQKQCRAVVEAQRSNALVFALALICLIILLVLSLLALPIPAPDTPTQRSETRNVTLLIWWLPFGNGLPLPDCRTSYGVEGCTVTSDRRAYAHADAVIMHHRELMMGWEELPEKPRPPAQKWIWMNFESPSHSGLLHQFDGMFNLTMSYRVGSDVFVPYGFLQRHRFRGNGQIRVKRNRGLVAWVISNWREEQERVQFYHRLRRYLHVDIYGRDFRPLLNGSVVETVSRYKFYLAFENSCHTDYITEKLWRNALVSGAVPVVLGPPRENYERFLPADAFIHVQDFKGPRALAAYLKHLDRNPALYRRYQAWRRDYSVHVTSFWAEHFCAACQAVRASLHVKKTIRHLAFWFQS, from the coding sequence ATGGAACTTTACTCTGAGTGGGAAAAACAGAAATGCCCCAAATCCACAAAGCCGAGATTTTCCCGCCAAAAACAATGCCGCGCCGTGGTGGAGGCACAGCGTTCGAATGCGCTAGTGTTTGCTCTCGCGCTGATCTGTTTGATAATCTTGCTCGTGCTCAGTTTGCTTGCTTTGCCGATCCCCGCGCCGGACACGCCCACTCAGCGATCCGAAACGAGGAATGTGACACTTCTCATCTGGTGGCTTCCATTCGGAAACGGACTTCCTCTTCCCGACTGCAGAACGAGCTACGGCGTGGAAGGTTGCACCGTGACATCAGACAGACGCGCCTACGCTCATGCTGATGCCGTCATCATGCACCACCGTGAGCTGATGATGGGCTGGGAGGAGCTGCCGGAGAAGCCACGCCCCCCGGCGCAGAAGTGGATCTGGATGAACTTCGAGTCGCCGTCGCACTCTGGGCTTCTGCACCAGTTTGATGGGATGTTTAATCTCACCATGTCCTACCGTGTGGGTTCTGATGTTTTTGTACCGTACGGTTTCCTTCAGCGGCACCGTTTCCGTGGTAACGGACAGATCCGCGTGAAGCGTAATCGCGGTTTGGTAGCGTGGGTGATCAGTAACTGGAGAGAGGAGCAGGAGAGGGTGCAGTTCTACCACCGATTGCGGCGTTACCTGCATGTGGATATTTACGGACGTGATTTTCGTCCGCTACTAAACGGCAGCGTGGTGGAAACGGTCTCGCGTTACAAATTCTACCTCGCTTTTGAAAACTCGTGTCACACGGACTACATCACGGAGAAACTCTGGCGCAATGCTCTCGTCTCCGGCGCCGTTCCAGTAGTGCTCGGGCCACCACGAGAGAACTACGAGCGCTTCCTTCCTGCCGACGCCTTCATCCACGTTCAGGATTTTAAAGGGCCACGTGCGCTCGCTGCCTACCTCAAACACCTTGACCGAAACCCCGCCCTCTACCGTCGTTACCAGGCCTGGAGGCGGGACTACAGCGTGCACGTGACCTCGTTCTGGGCGGAGCACTTCTGTGCTGCGTGTCAGGCCGTGCGAGCCAGCCTCCATGTGAAAAAAACCATTAGACACCTCGCGTTCTGGTTTCAGTCTTGA